A stretch of the Musa acuminata AAA Group cultivar baxijiao chromosome BXJ2-7, Cavendish_Baxijiao_AAA, whole genome shotgun sequence genome encodes the following:
- the LOC135581930 gene encoding protein FAR1-RELATED SEQUENCE 5-like — protein sequence MMDGNSHGVNGLIEQHVDLEDDSINFWTTLGVSPHVHVVEPEHHLVPQHQHHHIEQQQQQQQQQPLELVEQSVRRELFAVEGDPRIEPFVGMEFESGEAAKTFYIAYAGRVGFSVRIARSRRSKCNESIIMLRFVCSREGFSREKRIIAGKKTRKRAASIREGCKAMLEVIRRGDERWVVTKLVKEHNHEVGMPSRVHYIATEGDAVMDPYIGMEFESLEVAKTFYYAYASRVGFEARVRQSRRSLHDESLKMLKLVCSKHRYHSGRDNGSDENKRVQNQDPSKEGCDALFEIIRKDSDIWIVSKLVLEHNHELKPSPPSKVRCIRSQGEILVIAKNFADTRNLLLNGQGSQYPREIRYNDFGPDDAQSLLEYFKKTQIENPAFYYAVHIENNNCMTNIFWADSKARMAYYYFGDAVRFETKYRNDKELMPIVMFTGVNHHLQPVVFGCALLVDETEASFAWLFENWLAAMPALPPVSLITELNRTITSAVAKALPQTRHCFCKAHILSTIQDELPDLFSEHVPFEGELKTCIDESETTELFESCWVALINKYGLKENAYMQSLYNIRQQWVPVFVKQTFLAEVPGSQRCGNFDKVIEKYFTTKTLLRVAVRQLSQMLASQSEKEAQAEFVTLFEKPFLRTASPMEKQAAGIYTRSIFDRFQEEFVESLGYHVDKIEDGPISKYRVMRNEEDDEAYSVYFNVTENKAHCGCCMFEFSGILCRHALRVFIVNGVRTLPNDYILKRWTKHAKSGSVLDDYGIELRGYSDDPSIARYNDLCRDAIRCAREGATSTEFYTVAKDSLQKAVNEIVSTKQKRGQQTLQSFIASQKKQTKKVAKITPSKDASSKNLRKLTSIKLLSENDIR from the coding sequence ATGATGGATGGTAATTCCCACGGTGTCAATGGCTTGATAGAGCAGCATGTGGATCTCGAGGATGATAGCATAAACTTCTGGACAACATTGGGTGTCAGTCCTCATGTCCATGTTGTGGAACCTGAGCATCATCTTGTGCCTCAGCATCAACACCACCACAtagagcagcagcaacagcaacaacaacagcagccTCTTGAACTGGTGGAGCAGTCAGTCCGAAGAGAGCTTTTTGCAGTGGAAGGGGATCCAAGGATAGAACCATTTGTTGGTATGGAGTTTGAATCTGGGGAGGCTGCAAAGACGTTCTATATAGCTTATGCTGGACGTGTGGGCTTCTCTGTTCGTATTGCCAGGTCACGACGGTCGAAATGCAATGAGTCCATCATCATGCTGCGATTTGTGTGCTCGAGAGAAGGTTTTAGCAGAGAGAAGCGCATCATTGCTGGCAAGAAGACAAGGAAGCGGGCTGCTTCCATCAGAGAAGGGTGTAAGGCTATGCTCGAGGTGATTCGAAGAGGCGATGAGAGGTGGGTCGTGACGAAGCTTGTGAAGGAGCATAATCACGAGGTCGGTATGCCAAGCAGGGTGCATTACATTGCCACGGAGGGAGATGCTGTGATGGATCCATATATTGGGATGGAGTTTGAATCTCTTGAAGTTGCCAAGACATTTTATTATGCGTATGCAAGCCGTGTGGGCTTTGAAGCTCGTGTTCGACAGTCACGCCGTTCTTTGCATGATGAATCActtaaaatgttgaaacttgtttgCTCAAAGCATCGCTACCATTCAGGAAGGGATAATGGTAGTGATGAAAACAAGAGGGTGCAGAATCAAGATCCATCCAAAGAAGGTTGTGATGCATTATTTGAGATAATTCGGAAAGATTCTGACATTTGGATCGTTTCCAAACTCGTGCTGGAGCATAATCATGAACTGAAACCTTCTCCGCCAAGCAAGGTTCGATGCATCCGCTCTCAAGGAGAGATACTAGTTATTGCGAAAAACTTTGCTGATACCCGCAATCTTCTATTAAATGGCCAAGGCTCACAGTATCCTAGAGAGATTCGATATAATGATTTTGGGCCAGATGATGCTCAAAGTCTGCTTGAATACTTTAAGAAAACACAAATAGAGAACCCTGCCTTTTATTATGCAGTGCATATTGAAAACAATAATTGCATGACCAACATCTTCTGGGCTGATTCTAAAGCTCGTATGGCTTACTACTACTTTGGTGATGCTGTTAGGTTTGAGACAAAATACAGAAATGACAAGGAGCTAATGCCTATTGTTATGTTCACAGGTGTTAACCATCATTTACAACCAGTAGTTTTTGGATGTGCTCTGCTTGTAGATGAGACAGAGGCATCATTTGCCTGGCTTTTCGAGAATTGGCTTGCAGCGATGCCTGCACTGCCTCCTGTATCATTGATTACTGAACTAAACAGGACGATTACATCAGCAGTTGCTAAGGCATTGCCACAAACTCGTCATTGTTTTTGCAAGGCACATATCTTAAGTACCATCCAAGATGAATTGCCTGATTTGTTTTCAGAACATGTTCCTTTTGAAGGAGAATTGAAAACATGCATTGATGAGTCTGAAACAACTGAATTATTTGAATCATGCTGGGTTGCATTGATAAATAAGTATGGTCTGAAGGAGAATGCTTATATGCAGTCATTATACAATATACGTCAGCAGTGGGTCCCTGTCTTTGTAAAGCAAACCTTCCTTGCAGAAGTCCCTGGATCACAAAGATGTGGAAACTTTGACAAAGTTATCGAAAAATATTTCACAACAAAGACCCTTCTACGGGTGGCTGTTAGGCAACTATCTCAGATGCTTGCAAGTCAGTCTGAAAAAGAAGCGCAAGCAGAGTTTGTTACATTGTTTGAGAAGCCATTTTTGAGGACTGCTTCACCAATGGAAAAGCAGGCAGCTGGTATCTACACGAGATCAATTTTTGACAGGTTTCAAGAGGAATTTGTTGAATCTTTGGGTTATCATGTGGATAAAATAGAGGATGGGCCTATTAGCAAATATAGAGTGATGAGAAATGAGGAAGATGATGAAGCATACAGTGTTTATTTCAATGTCACTGAGAACAAAGCACACTGTGGTTGTTGTATGTTTGAGTTTTCTGGCATTCTGTGTAGGCATGCGCTAAGAGTCTTTATAGTTAATGGTGTTCGCACACTCCCAAATGATTACATCTTAAAACGGTGGACAAAACATGCTAAGAGTGGCTCTGTCTTAGATGACTATGGTATTGAACTCAGAGGTTACTCTGATGACCCTTCAATAGCACGATATAATGATCTCTGTCGTGATGCCATACGATGTGCCAGAGAGGGGGCAACGTCCACTGAATTTTATACTGTTGCGAAGGACTCTCTCCAGAAGGCTGTAAATGAGATAGTGTCGACAAAGCAAAAGAGAGGGCAGCAAACTCTGCAGAGTTTTATTGCTTCACAGAAGAAGCAAACTAAAAAGGTTGCGAAGATCACTCCTAGTAAAGATGCTTCCAGCAAGAACTTGAGGAAGCTAACATCGATAAAACTGCTGTCTGAGAATGACATCAGATGA